DNA from Calditrichota bacterium:
ACGGTGAGGTTTGCCCCGCCAATTGGGAGGAAGGGAAAGAGGGCATGAAAGCCGATGCAAAGGGCGTGGCTGTTTACCTGAAAACACACGCCGCCGAACTTTAAATTAGGCAAACCTCAAGAACAAAGCCTGCCTGTTTTTCCGGCAGGCTTTTTGGTTTTTGGGGCACATAAAATCAATCCAACCCAATAAATCCTAAAAACCCGGAAACTGCTTAATCATCCACACCCATGGCCTTCAAATTGTTAAAACTGATTTTTACGGAATCAAAAGGATCCCGCTGGTGCAGGTCCTGTTCCACAATGTACCAGACCACACCCGCCTCTTTTGCTCGCTGAATAATCCGGGGAAAATTGAGGTTGCCCTCCCCTACTTCCACAAAAATGGGTTGTCCGTCATAAATACCATAATCTTTCAAATGAATCAGGGGCAGGCGCCCGCTTAATTTCTGGATCCAGTCAGACGGATTTCCGCCCCCGTACTGAATCCAGTATGTGTCAATTTCACCCTGCAAAACAGAGGAGTTCTCGTAGATCAGCTCCAGTCCCGTTTTGCCGTTAAATCGTTCAAATTCGTGTGCATGGTTGTGATAGGCCAGAGTAATGCCGTTTTTTTTGAAGAGAACCGCCCATTTTTCAGCCCGTTTCGTCATCTGAATGTACTCGTCTGCCGTGTGCCCGCGCATGTAAGAAATGGCAGAATACTTGCAATTGAGAATATGGTGCATTTGAATGCTTTCAAGCGCTTGTTCTTCTGTATCAAATAAACGGACATGGGTTGCCACACACGTTAAGCCGAAATCATCCAGAAGCTTTTTGTAGGCTTCAGCACCCAAAGGCGAAACAGACCCCAGTTGAATATTTTCGTAGCCGATGTCCCGCAGCTTCTTAAATGTCGATTTCAGCCCGTCCCGCGTCTTAATAAAATCTCTCAATGTGTACAAATTGACCGCTATTTTTGACATGGTTTTTCCTTTCATTTTTATGATGGCTTTTCGTTTCTCTATGCCAACACGGGTTTCCGGGATTAAGCGCCGGCCACAAATGTCCCAATCATTGGAGAGAACCAGAGGCATCCGGAGAATTGTCCCCCTCCAATGAGGACATGCCCGGCACATTCTTCCCCTTGAATTCCAGAAACATGAGTACTCCTCCGATGAGGATTAAAAGATAGGCGTGAAAGAACCGCCACACAAAAACAGCCAAAGCAATGGATTCTCTGGGCAGGAAGAGGGCAAACAGACCGGCATAGGTTAATTCATCCACACCCGAACCGCCGGGAGTCGGCGCATATTGAACAATAATCTTCAAAAAAAACTGGAGAAAATAAAGCTTCCAAAAAGGGATGGTCAGTCCCATTCCCAAAACAACCAAATTCGCGGTCAGGAATTCAAACAGAAAGGAAACAATAATGTACCCCAGCGCCAGGAGAAGGATTCCCGGTTTATCCCGAAAATACAGTTGAAAAAGACGACTAATTTTAAAAATTGAATCCCCGATTTTCTCGATCCAGATTTTGTATTTTTCTTCTTTTAACAGATTGAATTTAACGGCCAGCAGTAAGGGGGTTTTTATTCCGCTGAGAAGGGGTTTGGGAAAAAACAAAAAACCGACAAGAAGAGCAATGACGCCGATAAAAGAAAAAATGGTAATTTGAATAATCTTTTGCAAAAGAGCCGAATCGGAAAAAGGAAGCGGCACCAAAAAATAAACGGGAAACAAAAGCAGAAAAAAGAACGTGGGTAAAACCGTACGCAGAGTGAGAATGCCCAAACTCTCAGCGTAGCTGATTCCAAACCGTGACAACAAATAGGATTGAAAATAGACATGCGAGGTTGAAATAGGGACGGCAACGGCAAAATAAATTCCCATTAAACGAATTTTGGCTGTTTGCCAGAGTGAAATCGGAATGGATTTGGGAATTAAGACCTTTAAGCCCATGGCATCGAATGTCATTCGCAACAGAATGATGCCACCCAACAGCAAAAAATAGTGCCATCGTAAGTGCAAAAGGATTTTGAGCTGAGAGGGTCGGGACGTCGAAAAAAACAGAATCAGCAAAACAATAAAACTAAGAAAAACGTAAACCAAAAATCCTTTTTTCAGAAAACCCTTTTTTTTACTCAAATTTGAATGGTCTCCTTAAGGCCATTGGTGCTGTTTTTTCCAGTAACGGGCATTTTGCCCGCGGGTAAATTGATTTGAAATGGAATTTCTACATCGTCATGGTGTTCAGAGTTTTTCTGCCGCGCTTTGCGTAACCCGAAAAAAGCGGGACGACAAAGGGCCTTAGAGAAAGAAAAGAAAGCCCCCCGGAGAAGAAACATTTTTTAAAAGCGTGCAGGCAGTCAATCCCCGGGTTCAATCCGGCGAACGTGGTACACACCCCGGCCTTCGGCCACAATCCGCTTGCGGTCGCCCTGGAAGGCCACCATGTGGGTAAAAATAATCCGATTGCCGCTTTTGACAATTTTCCCTTCTGCAAACAAATCCTCCGGATCGCCCGGCTGCAGGTAATCCACACGCAGGTCAATGGTGGCCAGGCGATCCCGGGTTGACCGAAGGGTGGTCATTCCGGCCGCTCCGCCCACGGAGTCCAAAATCATGGATGTCAGACCGCCGTGCAGGGCAGGCCGTCTGGGATCGCCAATAAATTCGGGACGAAATGATATCTTCAGCACCACAAATCCTTCTCTTGCTTCCACTACTTTTAACCCAATGAAGCGATTGAAGGGGATTTTTTCCTCAATAACCTCCCTAAAAAAGCCCCATTCCTTCTCAGTCAGCATGCTTAAATTCCTCATTTACTGAATTTATTGGCTCAATTTGACGGCCCTTTTTACTTATTGATCCATCCAGCCTTCCTGCTAACGCCGCAGAATTGAATCCAAACCTGATTTCAGTCTGTTTCAAGAACCAAAAGGTGTTAGCCGGCCCACTCTTCACTGGCCATTTCGCAAAAGCGGTCATGTTCCTCCTGTGTCATTTTTTCAAAACGAATCAGGCATTCCACACCCGGGTGCGCTTTCTTGCAAACAGCCACCGATTCTTCGGCAATTTTGTGCTTGATCTCCTTTGGAATGTCATCCAGAGGCAGAGCCAGGTGAAGGGTTACCTCTTGACCTTTGATTTCGGCACCGTGAAACATTCCCAAATGGACGATGTTGTCATTTATCTCCGGATGGCGGACCTGCCGCAAGGCATCCTCCACCGCCTTCTCGTTGATGGGTCTATCCATGATCAGATTTCCTTTTTTTATTCAGTTGTCAGGGAATAAGGTTGTCAAAATTTAAATTTAATTTTGATAAAAATCAAATGGTTTTTGTAAAAATTCGGGATAGAGCCATTTTAAAAGGATCCAAACGGATTCAAAACGCCTTTGGCCACACAATTTTTCCATTAATCCAGATCCACTGAAAAACTTGCGTAAAGCTTTCGCCCCAAAAGCGGACCCCAGATGTACACAACATCACCCAATTCACCGCTTTTGTTGTACATGAGGGGTGTTTCCACATCCGACTGCTGAAAATCCAACAAATTTTTGGCTCCCAAAATTAATTTCATTCCATTTCCGAATTTTTTATTTAGGCTGACATTCAGAATCCAATAGGTCGGAGATTTTGCCCGTTTGGGGGTACCGTCCGCATTGTAGCTCATTCCGTAGACTTCCCTTAAATTCATGGGCCCGGTGACCTGGCCATCCAGATTCAGGGACATAGCCCATCTGGGCCAATCATAATCAAGTGTCCATTTAAACCGATTTTCAGGCCGTGCAAATCCGAGTACATTCGGAGCCATATCGTACCGTTCCCAAATGTGGCCAACGGTCACGAAAAGTCCCGGCAAAAGGAAACGGCTGTAATTCACTTCCATTCCGTATATGGATGAGGGCGATTCCACATTTTCCACTACAAAACTCTTTGAAACGTAGTCATTGTAGGCCGTAATGTAGTTCTCAATGCGGTGGTAAAACGGTGCAACCGAAAAGTGGGTTGACTCCTTTTCAAAATCAAGCGAAACGGTTACACTTCTGGATTGTTCGGCTTTCCTGGCCAGATAGCGCGTGTTGTATTTGTATTTCGCCCCCGTACCGTGATCCAGCTCGTAAAAAGACGTGGGAGCACGAAACCCCTTTCCCAATGTCAAACGTGCCGTCCAGTGATCACTGATCACGGCCTTTAATGAGAGACTGGGGGTCAGAATTTTGCCGTAAACATTGTGGC
Protein-coding regions in this window:
- a CDS encoding sugar phosphate isomerase/epimerase, which gives rise to MSKIAVNLYTLRDFIKTRDGLKSTFKKLRDIGYENIQLGSVSPLGAEAYKKLLDDFGLTCVATHVRLFDTEEQALESIQMHHILNCKYSAISYMRGHTADEYIQMTKRAEKWAVLFKKNGITLAYHNHAHEFERFNGKTGLELIYENSSVLQGEIDTYWIQYGGGNPSDWIQKLSGRLPLIHLKDYGIYDGQPIFVEVGEGNLNFPRIIQRAKEAGVVWYIVEQDLHQRDPFDSVKISFNNLKAMGVDD
- a CDS encoding flippase-like domain-containing protein; translation: MSKKKGFLKKGFLVYVFLSFIVLLILFFSTSRPSQLKILLHLRWHYFLLLGGIILLRMTFDAMGLKVLIPKSIPISLWQTAKIRLMGIYFAVAVPISTSHVYFQSYLLSRFGISYAESLGILTLRTVLPTFFFLLLFPVYFLVPLPFSDSALLQKIIQITIFSFIGVIALLVGFLFFPKPLLSGIKTPLLLAVKFNLLKEEKYKIWIEKIGDSIFKISRLFQLYFRDKPGILLLALGYIIVSFLFEFLTANLVVLGMGLTIPFWKLYFLQFFLKIIVQYAPTPGGSGVDELTYAGLFALFLPRESIALAVFVWRFFHAYLLILIGGVLMFLEFKGKNVPGMSSLEGDNSPDASGSLQ
- a CDS encoding hotdog fold thioesterase, which gives rise to MLTEKEWGFFREVIEEKIPFNRFIGLKVVEAREGFVVLKISFRPEFIGDPRRPALHGGLTSMILDSVGGAAGMTTLRSTRDRLATIDLRVDYLQPGDPEDLFAEGKIVKSGNRIIFTHMVAFQGDRKRIVAEGRGVYHVRRIEPGD
- a CDS encoding iron-sulfur cluster assembly protein, yielding MDRPINEKAVEDALRQVRHPEINDNIVHLGMFHGAEIKGQEVTLHLALPLDDIPKEIKHKIAEESVAVCKKAHPGVECLIRFEKMTQEEHDRFCEMASEEWAG